From the Buteo buteo chromosome 1, bButBut1.hap1.1, whole genome shotgun sequence genome, one window contains:
- the RBM46 gene encoding putative RNA-binding protein 46: MHEENKAAANGCSKSRSGTQNEAALLALMEKTGYSMVQENGQRKFGGPPPGWEGPPPPRGCEVFVGKIPRDMYEDELVPVFERAGKIYEFRLMMEFSGENRGYAFVMYTTKEEAQLAIKILNNYEIRPGKFIGVCVSLDNCRLFIGAIPKEKKKEEILNEMKKVTEGVVDVIVYPNATDKTKNRGFAFVEYESHRAAAMARRRLIPGTFQLWGHTIQVDWADPEKEVDEETMQRVKVLYVRNLMISTTEDTIKAEFNKFKPGVVERVKKLRDYAFVHFFHREDAVAAMSVMNGKCIDGASIEVTLAKPVNKESIWKQHFNGQISPSSENLLGFPNKEDGHQKSLGKPANFLVRLNGQHSPGPTEVERCTYPFFPGIKLTPISMYSLKSSHFSSAAMHLDYFCNKNNWTPPEYYLYSTTSQDGKILLVYKVLIPSIADGSQSYFMPDKLCATVEGAKELAAQFTLLHLAPEQACVTLLSLNAAQWDTKANCTPYLA; the protein is encoded by the exons ATGCATGAGGAAAATAAAGCTGCAGCAAATGGATGCAGCAAAAGCCGAAGTGGCACTCAGAATGAAGCTGCTTTACTGGCCCTGATGGAGAAGACTGGATACAGCATGGTTCAAGAAAACGGGCAAAGAAAATTCGGTGGTCCTCCACCAG gtTGGGAAGGTCCTCCACCACCTCGTGGATGTGAAGTTTTTGTGGGTAAGATTCCTCGTGATATGTATGAAGATGAATTAGTTCCTGTTTTCGAGAGAGCTGGGAAGATCTATGAGTTCAGACTGATGATGGAATTCAGTGGTGAGAATCGAGGCTATGCTTTTGTGATGTACACTACTAAAGAGGAAGCCCAGCTAGCCATCAAGATTCTGAATAATTACGAAATTCGTCCAGGGAAATTTATTGGTGTCTGCGTAAGCTTGGACAACTGCAGACTATTTATTGGAGCaattccaaaagaaaagaagaaagaagaaatactgaatgaaatgaaaaaagttacagaaggAGTGGTGGATGTCATTGTTTATCCAAATGCCACTGACAAAACTAAAAATCGTGGCTTTGCTTTTGTAGAATATGAATCTCACAGAGCAGCTGCAATGGCTAGAAGGCGGCTAATCCCAG GAACattccagctctggggtcatACTATTCAAGTAGACTGGGCAGACCCTGAGAAAGAAGTTGATGAAGAAACAATGCAGAGAGTTAAAGTATTGTATGTAAGAAATTTAATGATATCTACTACAGAGGACACAATTAAAGCTGAATTCAACAAGTTCAAGCCAGGAGTAGTTGAACGTGTAAAGAAGCTGAGAGACTatgcttttgttcattttttccatcGAGAAGATGCAGTTGCTGCTATGTCTGTAATGAATGGAAAGTGCATTGATGGAGCTAGTATTGAGGTAACACTAGCAAAGCCAGTTAACAAAGAAAGTATTTGGAAGCAACATTTTAATGGTCAGATAAGTCCCAGTTCTGAAAATCTCTTAGGTTTTCCTAACAAAGAAGATGGTCATCAAAAATCCTTAGGGAAACCAGCAAATTTTTTGGTTCGTCTTAATGGTCAGCACAGTCCAGGCCCCACTGAGGTTGAAAGATGTACATACCCATTTTTTCCAGGAATAAAGCTTACTCCAATTAGCATGTATTCTTTAAAATCCAGTCATTTCAGTTCTGCAGCAATGCATCTGGattatttttgcaataaaaataactggACACCGCCAGAATACTACTTGTACTCAACCACAAGTCAGGACGGGAAAATACTCTTGGTGTACAAGGTGCTTATTCCTAGTATCGCAGATGGTTCCCAGAGTTATTTCATGCCAGACAAACTCTGTGCAACAGTAGAAGGTGCAAAGGAATTGGCAGCACAGTTCACACTTCTACATCTAG CGCCTGAGCAGGCATGTGTAACTTTGCTGTCCCTGAATGCAGCACAGTGGGATACTAAAG ccaaCTGTACACCCTATTTGGCTTGA
- the LRAT gene encoding lecithin retinol acyltransferase → MKNPVPQAASLLLEKLLLLVHVRPLPAGSGGEPPPPPPPPPPAAAPGYYDTSRFKRGDLLEVPRTLFIHFGIYLGENRVAHLMPDILPAFTGDRRQIQQVVTNKRLILGVITKTASIRVDTVEDFAYGGSILVNHMDRLFEDQVLGSEEAARRAEKLVGATAYSLLWNNCEHFVTYCRYGAPVSFQTDKFCETVKMIIRDQRSVLASVLVGLASIVCLGLAPSTTLPTIFIPFFLWMAG, encoded by the exons ATGAAGAACCCGGTGCCGCAGGCGGCCtcgctgctgctggagaagctgctgctccTCGTCCACGTCCGGCCCCTGCCCGCGGGCTCCGGCGGggaaccaccaccaccaccgccgccgccgccgccggcggccgcccccggctACTACGACACCAGCCGCTTCAAGCGGGGCGACCTGCTGGAGGTGCCCCGCACCCTCTTCATCCACTTCGGCATCTACCTGGGCGAGAACCGCGTCGCCCACCTGATGCCCGACATCCTGCCCGCCTTCACCGGCGACCGCCGGCAGATCCAGCAAGTGGTGACCAACAAGCGGCTCATCCTGGGCGTCATCACCAAAACGGCCAGCATCCGCGTGGACACGGTGGAGGACTTCGCCTACGGCGGCAGCATCCTGGTCAACCACATGGACCGGCTCTTCGAGGATCAGGTGCTGGGCAGCGAGGAGGCGGCCCGCCGGGCCGAGAAGCTGGTGGGCGCCACGGCCTACAGCCTGCTCTGGAACAACTGCGAGCACTTCGTCACCTACTGCCGATACGGAGCCCCGGTCAGCTTCCAGACCGACAAG ttCTGTGAGACTGTGAAGATGATTATTCGGGACCAGAGGAGTGTTCTTGCTTCAGTGCTTGTGGGATTAGCATCGATAGTCTGCCTAGGTTTGGCACCCTCCACCACGCTCCCCACTATCTTTATTCCATTCTTTCTGTGGATGGCTGGCTAA